One window from the genome of Carnobacteriaceae bacterium zg-84 encodes:
- a CDS encoding DUF1542 domain-containing protein → MKSNAKQDIDTAAEKAKEAIDNSDLPETSNKAKDAVEKAKEAAKQAIDNATTDADVNTEKAGTTSDRLTKSKEDAKKAIDDAKPLKIPQSTRNSTQRINRNRRDDAKKAAKQADTAKKPSMPQQMLRESIRQKRGSTKSKR, encoded by the coding sequence ATCAAATCAAACGCTAAACAAGACATTGATACTGCAGCAGAGAAAGCCAAAGAAGCCATCGACAACTCTGACTTACCAGAGACGTCAAACAAAGCAAAAGACGCAGTAGAGAAAGCCAAAGAAGCCGCTAAACAAGCGATCGATAACGCCACAACGGACGCTGACGTCAACACTGAAAAAGCTGGTACAACAAGCGATAGACTTACCAAAAGCAAAGAAGATGCGAAAAAAGCCATTGATGACGCCAAGCCGCTAAAGATACCGCAATCGACGAGAAATTCAACACAAAGAATTAACAGAAACAGAAGAGACGATGCGAAAAAAGCCGCTAAACAAGCAGATACGGCAAAAAAGCCATCGATGCCGCAACAAATGTTGAGGGAGTCAATACGGCAAAAACGAGGGTCTACCAAAAGTAAACGCTGA
- a CDS encoding DUF1542 domain-containing protein: MPQQMLRSQYGKNRGLPKVNAEVNGAIKSNAKQDIDTAAEKAKEAIDNSDLPEDVKTKAKDAVEKAKEAAKQAIDNATTDADVNTEKKLVNKR, translated from the coding sequence ATGCCGCAACAAATGTTGAGGAGTCAATACGGCAAAAACAGAGGTCTACCAAAAGTAAACGCTGAAGTAAATGGCGCAATCAAATCAAACGCTAAACAAGACATTGATACTGCAGCAGAGAAAGCCAAAGAAGCCATCGACAACTCTGACTTACCAGAAGACGTCAAAACAAAAGCAAAAGACGCAGTAGAGAAAGCCAAAGAAGCCGCTAAACAAGCGATCGATAACGCCACAACGGACGCTGACGTCAACACTGAAAAGAAGCTGGTAAACAAGCGATAG